From one Streptococcus oralis genomic stretch:
- a CDS encoding immunity protein YezG family protein, with protein MEKQINEKMTEIIYKVNDMIPVEWDDLYINFEVDKTLSGGVIFFFKYKGEYHYYMDIPSLYGIPKTEFRIEYINLFALGEDMKKIFNEHGLAEWSAFTIKVDEQNKTSLDFDYAPWNESKFGPTDRIEFFEYKYLGKQPANEKELEQFKAMEAFQREHNQK; from the coding sequence ATGGAAAAACAGATTAATGAGAAGATGACCGAGATTATATATAAAGTAAATGATATGATTCCAGTTGAGTGGGATGATCTTTATATTAATTTTGAAGTGGATAAGACGCTTAGTGGTGGCGTGATATTTTTCTTTAAATATAAAGGAGAATATCATTATTACATGGATATTCCATCTTTATATGGTATCCCTAAGACAGAATTCAGAATAGAATACATAAATCTTTTTGCTTTGGGTGAAGACATGAAGAAAATATTCAATGAGCACGGTCTCGCAGAGTGGTCTGCTTTTACAATCAAAGTGGATGAACAGAATAAAACCTCTTTGGATTTTGACTATGCACCATGGAATGAAAGTAAATTTGGACCAACGGATAGAATAGAATTTTTTGAATACAAATACCTCGGCAAGCAACCAGCTAACGAAAAAGAACTAGAACAGTTCAAGGCTATGGAAGCTTTCCAAAGAGAGCATAATCAAAAGTAG
- a CDS encoding immunity protein YezG family protein, which yields MEKQINEKIIEIVHQANDMIPVEWDDLYIVTEMDKTYSGEAYFYFKYKNHYHYHLEMSEDFGLSMMDILSENKVLFKKSEDLKRVFIENNLADWYICIIHLDDNNKLSVDYDYAPWNKSNFGPTAQMNFFRYQFLGFEPRNEKEQEQFKAMEAFQQEHNGK from the coding sequence ATGGAAAAACAGATTAATGAGAAAATTATCGAAATCGTGCATCAAGCCAACGATATGATTCCAGTTGAGTGGGATGACTTGTATATTGTAACCGAGATGGACAAGACATATAGTGGTGAAGCCTATTTCTATTTTAAGTATAAAAATCACTATCATTACCATCTGGAAATGTCAGAAGATTTTGGCCTATCGATGATGGATATTCTAAGCGAAAACAAGGTTTTATTTAAAAAATCAGAAGATCTGAAAAGAGTGTTTATTGAAAATAATTTGGCAGATTGGTACATTTGTATCATCCATTTAGATGATAACAACAAGCTTTCAGTCGACTATGACTATGCTCCATGGAATAAAAGTAATTTTGGACCAACTGCTCAAATGAACTTTTTCAGATATCAATTTTTAGGATTTGAACCAAGAAACGAAAAAGAACAAGAACAGTTCAAGGCTATGGAAGCCTTCCAGCAGGAACATAATGGAAAATAG
- a CDS encoding mechanosensitive ion channel family protein: MQDFFQRYFDKLDLTTILENLLTKVISLLILFLLFYIAKKMLHATVRKIVKPSLKFSNRDAGRQKTISRLLENVFNYILYFFLLYCILSILGLPVSSLLAGAGIAGVAIGMGAQGFLSDVINGFFILFERQLDVGDEVVLTNGPITVSGKVVSVGIRTTQLRGDDQALHFVPNRNITVVSNLSRTE; encoded by the coding sequence ATGCAAGATTTTTTTCAACGCTATTTTGATAAACTTGATTTAACAACCATATTAGAGAATCTCTTGACCAAGGTGATTTCTCTTTTGATTTTGTTTTTACTATTTTATATAGCTAAAAAGATGCTTCATGCGACTGTACGAAAGATTGTCAAGCCCTCACTTAAATTTTCAAATCGAGATGCAGGAAGGCAAAAGACCATCTCGCGTTTGCTGGAGAATGTCTTTAACTACATTCTTTATTTCTTCTTGCTCTACTGTATCCTGTCTATTTTAGGACTGCCAGTTTCTAGCCTCCTTGCTGGTGCGGGGATTGCTGGGGTGGCCATTGGTATGGGGGCGCAAGGCTTTCTATCTGATGTCATCAATGGCTTCTTCATTCTTTTTGAACGCCAGCTTGATGTGGGTGATGAAGTCGTTCTCACAAATGGACCGATTACCGTTTCTGGAAAGGTCGTTAGCGTAGGGATCCGTACAACGCAACTGCGAGGTGATGATCAAGCCCTTCACTTTGTTCCCAATCGCAATATCACCGTCGTCAGCAATCTATCTCGTACTGAATAG
- the yqeH gene encoding ribosome biogenesis GTPase YqeH, whose translation MEEILCIGCGATIQTTDKAGLGFTPQSALEKGLETGEVYCQRCFRLRHYNEITDVQLTDDDFLKLLHEVGDSDALVVNVIDIFDFNGSVIPGLPRFVSGNDVLLVGNKKDILPKSVKPGKISQWLMERAHEEGLRPVDVVLTSAQNKHAIKEVIDKIEHYRKGRDVYVVGVTNVGKSTLINAIIQEITGNQNVITTSRFPGTTLDKIEIPLEDGSYIYDTPGIIHRHQMAHYLTAKNLKYVSPKKEIKPKTYQLNPEQTLFLGGLGRFDFISGEKQGFTAFFDNELKLHRTKLEGASAFYDKHLGTLLTPPNSKEKEDFPKLVQHVFTIKDKTDLVISGLGWIRVTGIAKVAVWAPEGVAVVTRKAII comes from the coding sequence ATGGAAGAAATTCTCTGTATTGGTTGTGGGGCAACCATTCAGACGACAGACAAGGCTGGTCTTGGTTTCACTCCCCAGTCGGCACTCGAAAAAGGTTTGGAGACTGGCGAAGTCTATTGCCAACGCTGTTTCCGTCTCCGTCATTACAATGAAATCACAGATGTCCAGTTGACGGACGATGATTTCCTCAAGCTCTTGCACGAGGTGGGAGACAGTGATGCCTTGGTGGTCAATGTCATTGATATCTTTGACTTTAATGGCTCTGTCATCCCAGGCTTGCCACGTTTTGTCTCGGGCAATGATGTCCTCTTGGTTGGAAATAAAAAAGATATCCTGCCCAAGTCTGTTAAACCAGGCAAGATTAGCCAGTGGCTGATGGAGCGTGCCCACGAAGAAGGTCTTCGCCCTGTGGATGTCGTCCTGACTTCAGCACAGAATAAGCATGCTATCAAGGAAGTCATTGATAAGATTGAGCATTATCGTAAGGGACGCGATGTCTATGTGGTCGGTGTGACTAACGTTGGAAAATCAACCCTCATCAATGCCATTATTCAAGAAATAACGGGTAACCAAAATGTCATCACGACTTCGCGCTTCCCAGGAACAACCTTGGACAAGATTGAGATTCCGCTTGAAGACGGATCTTATATCTACGATACGCCGGGAATTATCCACCGACACCAGATGGCCCACTACTTGACGGCTAAAAACCTCAAGTATGTCAGCCCTAAAAAGGAAATCAAGCCCAAAACCTATCAGCTTAACCCTGAACAAACCCTGTTTCTAGGTGGTCTCGGACGATTTGACTTTATATCAGGAGAAAAGCAAGGTTTTACAGCCTTCTTTGATAATGAACTCAAACTCCACCGTACCAAGCTTGAAGGCGCTAGTGCTTTCTACGACAAGCACCTTGGAACCCTTCTCACACCACCAAATAGTAAAGAAAAAGAAGATTTTCCAAAACTAGTCCAGCATGTCTTTACCATTAAGGACAAGACAGATCTGGTCATCTCAGGCCTAGGCTGGATCCGCGTAACAGGCATCGCCAAAGTCGCCGTCTGGGCACCAGAAGGCGTCGCCGTCGTCACACGAAAAGCCATTATTTAA
- a CDS encoding peptide chain release factor 3, with protein MTIQEEIKKRRTFAIISHPDAGKTTITEQLLYFGGEIREAGTVKGKKTGTFAKSDWMDIEKQRGISVTSSVMQFDYDGKRVNILDTPGHEDFSEDTYRTLMAVDAAVMVVDSAKGIEAQTKKLFEVVKHRGIPVFTFMNKLDRDGREPLDLLQELEEVLGIASYPMNWPIGMGKAFEGLYDLYNQRLELYKGDERFASLEEGDKLFGSNPFYAQVKDDIELLQEAGNEFSEEAILAGELTPVFFGSALTNFGVQTFLETFLKFAPEPHGHKKTDGEIVDPYDKDFSGFVFKIQANMDPRHRDRIAFVRIVSGEFDRGMSVNLPRTGKTAKLSNVTQFMAESRENVTNAVAGDIIGVYDTGTYQVGDTLTVGKNKFEFEPLPTFTPEIFMKVSAKNVMKQKSFHKGIEQLVQEGAIQLYKNYQTGEYMLGAVGQLQFEVFKHRMEGEYNAEVVMSPMGKKTVRWIKPEDLDERMSSSRNILAKDRFDQPVFLFENDFALRWFANKYPDVELEEKM; from the coding sequence ATGACTATTCAAGAAGAAATTAAGAAACGCCGTACCTTTGCCATCATCTCCCACCCGGATGCCGGGAAAACAACTATTACTGAGCAGTTGCTCTATTTTGGAGGCGAGATTCGTGAGGCTGGTACGGTTAAAGGAAAGAAAACAGGGACTTTTGCCAAGTCTGACTGGATGGATATTGAGAAACAACGTGGGATTTCGGTCACTTCATCTGTTATGCAGTTTGACTACGATGGCAAGCGCGTCAATATCCTAGACACACCAGGGCACGAGGACTTCTCAGAAGATACCTATCGTACTTTGATGGCGGTGGATGCTGCGGTCATGGTCGTGGACTCTGCCAAGGGTATCGAGGCCCAAACCAAGAAATTGTTTGAGGTTGTGAAGCACCGTGGCATTCCAGTCTTTACCTTTATGAACAAGCTGGACCGTGACGGTCGTGAGCCACTGGACCTCTTGCAAGAACTAGAAGAAGTCCTTGGCATTGCGAGTTATCCAATGAACTGGCCAATCGGGATGGGGAAAGCCTTCGAAGGATTGTATGACCTCTATAACCAACGCTTGGAGCTCTATAAAGGGGATGAACGTTTTGCCAGTCTGGAAGAAGGGGATAAGCTCTTTGGAAGCAATCCTTTCTACGCTCAGGTTAAGGACGATATCGAACTGTTGCAAGAAGCAGGAAATGAATTTTCAGAAGAAGCTATTCTTGCAGGAGAACTGACTCCGGTCTTCTTTGGTTCAGCCCTCACTAACTTTGGGGTGCAGACCTTCCTTGAGACCTTCCTTAAGTTTGCTCCAGAACCACATGGCCACAAGAAAACAGATGGCGAAATTGTGGATCCTTATGACAAGGATTTCTCAGGATTTGTCTTTAAAATCCAAGCCAACATGGACCCTCGTCACCGGGACCGTATTGCCTTTGTTCGTATCGTATCAGGTGAATTTGATCGTGGAATGAGTGTCAATCTGCCTCGTACTGGTAAGACTGCCAAACTATCTAATGTCACTCAGTTTATGGCCGAAAGTCGTGAAAATGTGACCAATGCTGTTGCAGGTGATATTATCGGGGTTTACGATACTGGTACTTATCAAGTTGGAGACACTTTGACAGTTGGAAAAAACAAGTTTGAATTTGAACCACTGCCAACCTTTACTCCTGAGATTTTCATGAAAGTTTCTGCTAAGAACGTCATGAAACAAAAATCCTTCCACAAGGGGATCGAGCAGTTGGTACAAGAGGGTGCCATTCAGCTTTATAAGAATTACCAAACAGGCGAGTATATGCTAGGCGCTGTTGGTCAACTCCAGTTTGAAGTCTTTAAGCACCGTATGGAAGGCGAGTACAATGCCGAAGTGGTCATGAGCCCAATGGGTAAAAAGACCGTTCGCTGGATCAAGCCAGAGGACCTAGACGAGCGCATGTCATCAAGCCGCAATATCTTGGCCAAAGACCGTTTTGACCAACCAGTCTTTCTCTTTGAAAATGACTTTGCCCTTCGCTGGTTTGCGAACAAGTATCCAGACGTAGAGTTGGAGGAAAAAATGTAA
- a CDS encoding YqeG family HAD IIIA-type phosphatase, producing MAIENYMPDFAVEAVYDLTVPSLQAQGIKAVLVDLDNTLIAWNNPDGTPEMKQWLHDLRDAGIRIIVVSNNTKKRVQRAVEKFGIDYVYWALKPFTFGIDRAMKEFHYEKNEVVMVGDQLMTDIRAAHRAGIRSILVKPLVQHDSIKTQINRARERRVMRKITEKYGPITFKKGI from the coding sequence ATGGCGATTGAAAATTACATGCCAGACTTTGCTGTGGAAGCAGTTTATGATCTGACAGTCCCAAGCCTGCAAGCGCAGGGGATCAAGGCTGTTTTGGTCGATCTGGACAATACCCTCATTGCTTGGAACAACCCTGATGGGACGCCAGAGATGAAGCAATGGCTACATGACCTTCGGGACGCGGGCATTCGCATTATCGTGGTCTCAAATAACACCAAAAAACGAGTTCAACGTGCAGTTGAGAAATTTGGGATTGATTATGTTTATTGGGCCTTGAAGCCTTTCACATTTGGGATTGACCGTGCCATGAAGGAATTTCACTATGAGAAAAATGAAGTGGTCATGGTCGGCGACCAACTTATGACGGATATTCGTGCAGCACATCGTGCAGGCATTCGCTCGATTTTAGTCAAACCCTTGGTCCAACACGACTCCATCAAAACGCAGATTAACCGGGCTCGCGAGCGCCGTGTTATGCGAAAAATCACTGAAAAGTACGGACCGATTACATTTAAAAAAGGAATTTAA
- the sstT gene encoding serine/threonine transporter SstT, protein MKRIIRAWTKASLIKRILIGMISGATLGMLFPNLTGIGLLGDLFVGGLKAIAPILVFALVANALSQHQKGQNTNMKTVIFLYLLGTFAAALVAVLASFLLPVQITLTSANTEVAAPDGIGQVLSNLLLKLVDNPLNAIVEANYIGILSWAVIFGLAMREASKHSKELLRTMADVTSKIVEWIINLAPFGILGLVFKTISDKGIASLANYGILLGLLIATMAFVALIINPLIAFLFMRKNPYPLVLKCLRVIGITAFFTRSSAANIPVNMKLCQDLGLNPDTYSVSIPLGSTINMAGAAVTINVLTLAAVNTLGISVDFGTAFVLSVVAAISACGASGIAGGSLLLIPVACSLFGISNDLAMQVVGVGFVIGVVQDSCETALNSSTDVLFTAVAEYATNRKLRP, encoded by the coding sequence ATGAAACGAATCATTAGAGCCTGGACCAAGGCAAGCCTCATCAAACGAATCCTTATTGGAATGATTTCGGGAGCTACATTAGGGATGCTCTTTCCAAACCTTACAGGAATTGGCCTGCTTGGAGACCTCTTTGTAGGCGGACTGAAAGCTATCGCTCCTATTTTGGTTTTTGCCCTTGTTGCCAACGCCCTTTCCCAACACCAAAAGGGACAAAACACCAATATGAAAACTGTTATTTTCCTATACTTGCTCGGAACCTTTGCTGCTGCATTGGTAGCCGTTCTAGCTAGTTTCTTACTGCCTGTGCAAATCACCCTGACCAGTGCAAATACAGAAGTTGCTGCTCCTGACGGTATCGGTCAAGTCCTCAGCAACCTCTTGCTCAAACTGGTGGATAATCCTTTGAATGCTATTGTTGAAGCCAACTATATCGGGATTCTCTCTTGGGCAGTCATCTTTGGCTTGGCTATGAGAGAGGCAAGTAAACACAGTAAAGAATTACTGAGAACCATGGCAGATGTCACCTCTAAAATCGTGGAATGGATTATCAACCTAGCTCCCTTTGGGATTTTAGGCTTGGTTTTCAAGACCATCTCTGACAAGGGCATTGCCAGTTTGGCTAACTACGGTATCCTCCTAGGACTTTTGATTGCTACTATGGCCTTTGTTGCTCTCATCATCAACCCGCTCATCGCCTTTCTCTTTATGAGGAAAAATCCCTATCCCCTTGTTTTGAAATGCCTACGTGTCATTGGTATTACAGCCTTTTTCACTCGTAGCTCTGCTGCAAATATCCCTGTCAATATGAAACTCTGTCAAGACTTGGGGCTGAATCCTGACACCTACTCTGTCTCCATCCCGCTTGGTTCAACCATCAATATGGCTGGTGCTGCTGTTACCATAAATGTCCTGACTCTAGCTGCCGTCAATACACTCGGAATCTCGGTAGACTTTGGGACAGCATTTGTGCTCAGTGTCGTGGCTGCCATTTCTGCCTGCGGTGCCTCTGGAATCGCTGGGGGATCCCTTCTCCTCATTCCTGTGGCTTGTAGCCTCTTTGGGATTTCCAACGACTTGGCTATGCAAGTTGTCGGAGTCGGTTTTGTGATCGGAGTCGTTCAAGACTCCTGCGAAACAGCTCTGAACTCTTCAACAGATGTCCTCTTTACAGCGGTTGCCGAGTATGCTACAAACCGAAAACTTCGTCCCTAG
- the gatC gene encoding Asp-tRNA(Asn)/Glu-tRNA(Gln) amidotransferase subunit GatC has protein sequence MKITQEEVTHVANLSKLRFSEEETAAFATTLSKIVDMVELLGEVDTTGVAPTTTMADRKTVLRPDVAEEGTDRDRLFKNVPEKDNYYIKVPAILDDGGDA, from the coding sequence ATGAAAATTACGCAAGAAGAGGTAACGCACGTTGCCAATCTTTCAAAATTAAGATTCTCTGAAGAAGAAACTGCTGCTTTTGCGACCACCCTGTCTAAGATTGTAGATATGGTTGAGTTGCTGGGCGAAGTCGACACAACTGGTGTCGCACCTACTACGACCATGGCTGACCGTAAGACCGTACTCCGCCCTGATGTGGCTGAAGAAGGAACAGACCGTGACCGCTTGTTTAAAAACGTACCTGAAAAAGACAACTACTATATCAAGGTACCAGCTATCCTAGATGATGGAGGAGATGCCTAA
- a CDS encoding nicotinate-nucleotide adenylyltransferase has protein sequence MAIELLTPFTKVELEPEIKEKKRKQVGILGGNFNPVHNAHLVVADQVRQQLGLDQVLLMPEYQPPHVDKKETIPEHHRLKMLELAIEGIEGLAIETIELERKGISYTYDTMKILTEQHPDTDYYFIIGADMVDYLPKWYRIDELVDMVQFVGVQRPRYKAGTSYPVIWVDVPLMDISSSMVRDFIAQGRQPNFLLPQPVLDYIEKEGLY, from the coding sequence ATGGCAATCGAATTATTGACTCCCTTTACTAAGGTAGAGTTGGAGCCAGAAATCAAGGAGAAAAAACGCAAACAAGTCGGGATCCTAGGAGGGAATTTTAACCCCGTTCACAATGCCCATCTTGTTGTAGCGGACCAAGTACGACAACAGTTAGGACTGGATCAAGTTCTGCTTATGCCCGAATACCAACCACCTCATGTAGATAAAAAGGAAACCATTCCCGAGCACCATCGGCTCAAGATGCTTGAGTTGGCGATTGAGGGGATTGAAGGCTTAGCCATTGAAACAATCGAGTTAGAGCGCAAGGGCATTTCCTACACCTACGACACCATGAAGATTTTGACAGAGCAACATCCAGATACGGATTATTACTTCATTATCGGAGCTGATATGGTGGACTATCTGCCTAAGTGGTACCGAATTGATGAGCTGGTCGACATGGTTCAGTTTGTAGGGGTTCAGCGTCCACGCTACAAGGCAGGAACTTCCTATCCAGTTATCTGGGTGGATGTGCCTCTCATGGATATTTCCTCCAGCATGGTACGTGACTTCATTGCCCAAGGTCGGCAACCCAACTTTCTCCTACCTCAGCCAGTGCTAGACTACATCGAGAAGGAGGGGCTCTACTGA
- a CDS encoding YwaF family protein, whose product MFHQFITRSQTVPPPISLFWYGIMMLTLVLCIYGALVYHKNPKFVRLFKGIQILQLLALYSWYVGFGIPFSNSLPFYHCRLAMFAVVFLPDKWRSKQYFALLGASGAIFALVYPVFDPYDFPHITSFSFLIGHYALLVNSLIYLMNHYDKTLLKKYMIVAYTFILNLFLVGVNQVTGGNYGLLNKTPFIPDAPLWLKYLLVSVILSLALVLFDILFKKRWKKRNQVKSVL is encoded by the coding sequence ATGTTCCATCAATTTATCACCAGATCTCAGACGGTTCCTCCTCCCATTTCCCTCTTTTGGTATGGGATTATGATGCTTACTTTAGTGCTTTGTATTTATGGAGCGCTTGTTTATCACAAAAATCCGAAATTTGTCCGCTTGTTTAAGGGGATTCAGATCCTCCAGTTACTAGCCCTATATAGTTGGTATGTTGGCTTTGGGATTCCATTTTCTAATAGCCTTCCATTTTACCATTGCCGTTTGGCTATGTTTGCGGTGGTTTTCTTGCCTGATAAATGGCGGAGCAAGCAATATTTTGCCCTCTTAGGAGCAAGTGGAGCGATATTTGCTTTGGTTTACCCGGTTTTTGACCCCTATGATTTCCCCCATATCACCAGTTTTTCATTTTTGATTGGGCACTATGCCCTTCTAGTGAATTCCTTGATTTACTTGATGAATCACTATGACAAGACCTTGCTCAAGAAATATATGATTGTAGCCTATACCTTTATTCTCAATCTCTTTCTAGTTGGGGTTAATCAGGTGACGGGTGGAAATTATGGTTTGTTAAACAAGACACCTTTTATTCCAGATGCGCCCTTGTGGTTAAAGTATCTTCTTGTGTCCGTCATCCTCTCACTGGCTCTGGTTCTTTTTGATATCTTGTTCAAGAAACGGTGGAAAAAGAGAAATCAGGTGAAATCTGTGCTCTAG
- the yhbY gene encoding ribosome assembly RNA-binding protein YhbY: MSLTSKQRAFLNSQAHTLKPIIQIGKNGLNDQIKTSVRQALDARELIKVTLLQNTDENIHEVAEILEEEIGVDTVQKIGRILILFKQSSKKENRKISKKVKEI, from the coding sequence ATGTCATTAACCTCAAAACAACGTGCCTTCCTCAACAGCCAGGCACACACCCTCAAACCCATCATCCAAATTGGGAAAAATGGTCTTAACGACCAAATCAAGACCAGCGTTCGTCAAGCTCTTGACGCCCGCGAATTGATTAAAGTTACACTCTTACAAAACACAGATGAAAATATCCATGAAGTAGCTGAAATCTTGGAAGAAGAAATCGGTGTGGATACGGTCCAAAAAATCGGACGCATCTTGATCTTGTTTAAACAATCCAGCAAGAAAGAAAATCGCAAGATTTCCAAGAAAGTTAAAGAAATCTAA
- a CDS encoding T6SS immunity protein Tdi1 domain-containing protein codes for MLENFVKVADMPQEVIEKYKDQVPAELVQIWQEDGLGTFLDGYLKVINPDDYLELLQDSYFRGDVAFPMFATAFGDIITWEENAYVGIVQYNIQDLDIMIKRMDRFIEYVDDEDFKDDYFDILLYKKAVAKHGQLAYDECFGFVPLLALGGFKDVDHMDKVKVLEHIYLMYQLTGGVMDD; via the coding sequence ATGTTAGAAAACTTTGTTAAAGTGGCAGATATGCCCCAAGAAGTGATTGAAAAATACAAGGATCAAGTTCCAGCTGAGTTAGTTCAAATTTGGCAGGAAGATGGTCTAGGAACTTTTCTTGATGGTTATCTGAAGGTAATTAATCCGGATGATTATCTTGAGCTTCTCCAAGATAGCTATTTCAGAGGAGATGTCGCTTTTCCTATGTTCGCGACGGCATTTGGAGATATTATTACTTGGGAAGAGAATGCCTATGTGGGAATTGTCCAATACAATATTCAGGATTTAGATATTATGATTAAGCGTATGGATCGTTTCATAGAGTATGTTGATGATGAAGATTTCAAAGATGATTATTTTGATATCCTACTCTATAAAAAAGCTGTTGCCAAACATGGTCAATTAGCCTACGATGAGTGTTTCGGTTTCGTTCCACTTTTGGCATTAGGTGGCTTTAAAGATGTAGACCACATGGATAAGGTAAAAGTCTTGGAGCACATTTACCTCATGTACCAGCTTACAGGCGGTGTGATGGACGACTAG
- a CDS encoding aromatic acid exporter family protein — MSLTQRTTKLVLATCLACFLAYFLDLSSAVSAGIIALLSLSDTRRSTLKLARNRLFSMLLALAIGVLAFQLTGFHIWSLGLYLALYVPLAYKMGWEIGITPSSVLVGHLLVQESTSPNLLLNEVLLFLIGTSFALLVNLYMPSREKAIQSYHLQVEEKLKDILLRFKYYLSRGDGRNQAQLVDQLDKLLDEALKLVYLDHSDHLFHQTDYHIHYFEMRQRQSRILRNMAQQINTCHLAASESLILAQLFSKIAAQLSQTNPAHDLLDDIERYLQVFRNRSLPKTREEFETRATLLQLLREAETFIQVKVDFYQKYGN, encoded by the coding sequence ATGTCCCTCACTCAACGTACGACCAAACTGGTCTTAGCGACCTGTCTCGCTTGTTTTCTCGCTTATTTTTTAGATTTATCATCAGCAGTTTCAGCTGGAATCATAGCTCTCTTAAGCCTCTCCGACACGCGCAGAAGCACGCTGAAATTAGCACGTAACCGCCTCTTTTCCATGCTCCTAGCGCTCGCTATCGGTGTTCTAGCCTTTCAGCTGACGGGCTTTCACATCTGGAGTCTGGGCCTCTACCTGGCTCTCTATGTCCCTCTTGCTTACAAAATGGGCTGGGAAATCGGCATCACCCCTAGCAGTGTCTTGGTAGGTCATCTCTTGGTACAGGAGTCTACTTCCCCAAATCTCTTGCTTAATGAAGTACTCCTCTTTCTCATCGGGACAAGCTTTGCTCTATTGGTCAACCTTTATATGCCCTCTCGTGAGAAAGCCATCCAAAGCTACCACCTTCAGGTCGAAGAAAAATTAAAAGACATCCTGCTTCGCTTTAAATACTATCTGTCTAGGGGAGACGGTCGCAATCAAGCCCAACTCGTTGACCAATTAGACAAGCTCCTTGATGAAGCTCTCAAACTGGTCTACCTGGATCACTCGGACCATCTCTTTCACCAGACGGACTACCACATCCACTACTTTGAGATGAGACAGCGACAAAGTCGTATCCTGCGAAATATGGCCCAGCAGATCAATACCTGTCATCTGGCCGCAAGTGAGAGTTTGATCTTGGCCCAGCTCTTTTCAAAGATTGCTGCCCAGCTAAGCCAGACCAATCCTGCTCATGACTTACTTGATGACATCGAACGCTATCTGCAAGTCTTCCGCAACCGGAGTCTCCCTAAAACACGTGAGGAGTTTGAAACCCGTGCCACCCTCCTGCAACTACTACGCGAAGCCGAAACCTTTATCCAGGTTAAGGTCGATTTTTACCAGAAATATGGAAACTAG
- a CDS encoding magnesium transporter CorA family protein has protein sequence MLFVEKKLGHDCTWIDLDVDKIKNMEDLSDVYGLDKETIEYALDRNERAHMDYHRETGTVTFIYNVLDLEKDKEYYEAIPMTFIVEKQRLITISNHKNSYVIKRMATYLESHEVVSIYKFLFASLEIISNAYYPVIEEMDKSKDEISALLRQKTTKKNLFALSDLETGMVYLTAAAKQNRLLLEHIQGHALYRNFNEVEREQFDDAMIEAHQLVSMTDLISQVLQQLSASYNNILNNNLNDNLTTLTIISVLLAILAVITGFFGMNVPLPFADEPNAWIYILIASLILWVVLAQCLKNIARN, from the coding sequence ATGCTATTTGTAGAGAAAAAATTAGGTCACGATTGTACATGGATAGATCTTGATGTAGACAAGATCAAAAACATGGAAGACCTTTCGGATGTCTATGGATTGGACAAGGAAACTATCGAGTATGCTCTGGATAGAAATGAGCGTGCCCACATGGACTATCACCGTGAAACGGGAACGGTAACCTTCATTTATAATGTTCTTGATTTAGAAAAAGATAAAGAATATTATGAAGCGATTCCGATGACCTTTATCGTTGAAAAACAACGGCTGATTACAATTAGCAATCACAAGAATAGTTATGTGATTAAACGTATGGCAACCTACCTTGAAAGCCATGAAGTTGTTTCAATCTATAAATTTCTTTTTGCCAGTTTAGAGATTATTAGCAATGCTTACTATCCAGTGATTGAAGAGATGGATAAAAGTAAGGATGAAATCAGTGCACTTCTTCGTCAAAAAACAACTAAAAAAAATCTTTTTGCCCTCTCTGACTTGGAAACTGGTATGGTTTACCTGACAGCAGCTGCCAAACAAAATCGTCTCCTCTTGGAACACATCCAAGGGCATGCTCTTTATCGCAATTTTAATGAGGTAGAAAGAGAGCAGTTTGACGATGCCATGATTGAAGCACATCAGTTGGTTTCGATGACAGACTTGATTTCTCAAGTTTTGCAACAACTCTCAGCCTCTTACAACAACATCCTAAATAATAATCTAAATGATAATTTGACAACTTTGACAATTATCTCAGTCTTGTTAGCTATCCTTGCGGTTATTACAGGATTCTTCGGAATGAATGTTCCTTTACCGTTTGCAGATGAACCAAATGCTTGGATTTATATTTTGATAGCTAGTCTCATTTTATGGGTAGTCTTAGCCCAATGTTTAAAGAATATTGCTAGAAATTAA